A portion of the Rhinolophus sinicus isolate RSC01 linkage group LG03, ASM3656204v1, whole genome shotgun sequence genome contains these proteins:
- the FLRT2 gene encoding leucine-rich repeat transmembrane protein FLRT2: MGLQTTQWPSHGAFFLKSWLVISLGLYSQVSKLLACPSVCRCDKNFVYCNERSLTSVPLGIPEGVTVLYLHNNQINNAGFPAELHNVQSVHTVYLYGNQLDEFPMNLPKNVRVLHLQENNIQTISRAALAQLLKLEELHLDDNSISTVGVEDGAFREAISLKLLFLSKNHLSSVPVGLPVDLQELRVDENRIAVISDMAFQNLTSLERLIVDGNLLTNKGIAEGTFSHLTKLKEFSIVRNSLSHPPPDLPGTHLIRLCLQDNQINHIPLTAFSNLRKLERLDISNNQLRMLTQGVFDNLSNLKQLTARNNPWFCDCSIKWVTEWLKYIPSSLNVRGFMCQGPEQVRGMAVRELNMNLLSCPTTTPGLPLFTPAPSTASPTTQPPTLSVPTPSRSYPPPTPTTSKLPTIPDWDGRERVTPPISERIQLSIHFVNDTSIQVSWLSLFTVMAYKLTWVKMGHSLVGGIVQERILSGEKQHLSLVNLEPRSTYRICLVPLDAFNYRAVEDTICSEATTHASYLNNGSNTASSHEQTTSHSMGSPFLLAGLIGGAVIFVLVVLLSVFCWHMHKKGRYTSQKWKYNRGRRKDDYCEAGTKKDNSILEMTETSFQIVSLNNDQLLKGDFRLQPIYTPNGGINYTDCHIPNNMRYCNSSVPDLEHCHT, translated from the coding sequence ATGGGCCTACAGACCACACAGTGGCCCAGCCATGGGGCTTTTTTCCTGAAATCTTGGCTTGTCATTTCCCTGGGGCTCTACTCACAAGTGTCCAAACTCCTGGCTTGCCCCAGCGTGTGTCGCTGCGACAAGAACTTTGTCTACTGTAACGAGCGAAGCTTGACCTCAGTGCCTCTTGGGATCCCGGAGGGCGTAACCGTACTCTACCTCCACAACAACCAAATTAATAATGCTGGATTTCCTGCAGAACTGCACAACGTACAGTCGGTGCACACGGTCTACCTTTACGGCAACCAACTGGATGAGTTCCCCATGAACCTTCCCAAGAACGTCCGAGTTCTCCATTTGCAGGAAAACAATATTCAGACCATTTCACGAGCGGCCCTGGCCCAGCTCTTGAAGCTCGAAGAGCTGCACCTGGATGACAATTCTATATCCACAGTGGGGGTGGAAGACGGGGCCTTCCGGGAGGCTATTAGCCTCAAGTTGTTGTTTCTATCCAAGAATCACCTGAGCAGTGTGCCTGTTGGGCTTCCCGTGGACTTGCAAGAGCTGAGAGTGGATGAAAATAGAATTGCTGTCATATCAGACATGGCCTTTCAGAACCTCACGAGCTTGGAGCGTCTGATTGTGGACGGGAACCTCCTGACCAACAAGGGCATTGCTGAGGGCACCTTCAGCCATCTTACCAAGCTCAAGGAATTTTCAATCGTGAGGAATtcactctcccaccccccaccggATCTCCCAGGTACGCATCTGATCCGCCTCTGTCTGCAGGACAACCAGATAAACCACATCCCTTTGACAGCCTTCTCAAATCTCCGTAAGCTGGAACGGCTGGATATATCCAACAACCAACTGCGCATGTTGACGCAAGGGGTCTTCGATAATCTCTCCAACCTGAAGCAGCTCACTGCTCGGAATAACCCTTGGTTTTGTGACTGCAGTATTAAGTGGGTCACAGAGTGGCTCAAATACATCCCTTCATCTCTCAACGTGCGAGGTTTCATGTGCCAAGGTCCTGAACAAGTCCGGGGGATGGCTGTCAGGGAGTTGAATATGAATCTTTTGTCATGTCCCACCACGACCCCTGGCCTGCCTCTCTTCACCCCAGCCCCAAGTACAGCTTCTCCAACAACTCAGCCTCCCACACTCTCCGTCCCAACCCCTAGCAGAAGCTATCCGCCTCCAACACCTACCACCTCGAAACTTCCCACGATTCCTGACTGGGATGGCAGAGAAAGAGTGACTCCACCTATTTCCGAACGGATCCAACTGTCTATCCATTTTGTGAATGACACATCCATTCAAGTCAGCTGGCTCTCTCTTTTTACTGTGATGGCATACAAACTCACATGGGTGAAAATGGGCCACAGTTTAGTAGGGGGCATTGTTCAGGAACGCATACTCAGTGGTGAGAAGCAACATTTGAGCCTGGTCAATTTGGAGCCCAGATCCACCTATCGGATTTGTTTAGTGCCACTGGATGCTTTTAACTACCGAGCTGTAGAAGATACCATTTGTTCTGAGGCCACCACCCATGCCTCCTATTTGAACAATGGCAGTAACACGGCTTCCAGCCACGAGCAGACAACTTCCCACAGCATGGGCTCCCCGTTTCTGCTGGCGGGCCTGATCGGGGGTGCAGTGATATTTGTGCTCGTGGTCTTGCTCAGCGTCTTTTGCTGGCACATGCACAAAAAGGGGCGCTACACCTCCCAGAAGTGGAAATACAACCGAGGCCGGCGGAAAGATGACTACTGCGAGGCAGGCACGAAGAAGGACAATTCCATCCTGGAGATGACAGAAACCAGCTTTCAGATCGTCTCTTTAAATAACGATCAACTCCTTAAAGGAGATTTCAGACTGCAGCCCATTTACACCCCGAACGGGGGCATTAATTACACAGACTGCCATATCCCCAATAACATGCGATACTGCAACAGCAGTGTGCCAGACCTGGAGCACTGCCATACGTGA